One window of the Candidatus Poribacteria bacterium genome contains the following:
- a CDS encoding RNA-guided endonuclease TnpB family protein, producing MKTYKYKFGNPSNLIRLGNLLDDMWQVHEYFHKWQRQRYKDGLPYANYNAMAAHLTECKRTTYPHWNALPSQAMQEELRRIDAAYQRFFKKLGGRPHIKPRHKFKSFTLKQSGWKIRENRLTITLRHWDAGKWKRDPVPYTFFKHREFHGNIRHITIKRDACHDYWLCITTDFQATEPLPTTGENVGADFGMKDAYLTLSTGEKIQHPQPLKQSLNKLRSLNKSLSRKVKGSNGWWRAVRDLARLYRKVANQRLDFQSKLAADLCERFDTIVLETLNLDGMKRLWGRKVSDLAFYQFVEILKFKCFKHKREFRQVGQWTATTKPCSDCGHPNENLSLSDRQWTCPECGSHHDRDVNAAINILQAGIAA from the coding sequence ATGAAAACATACAAGTATAAGTTCGGGAATCCATCTAATTTGATACGTCTTGGCAACCTGCTTGATGATATGTGGCAAGTGCATGAATACTTCCATAAGTGGCAGCGACAACGCTATAAAGACGGTTTGCCGTATGCGAACTATAACGCGATGGCTGCACACTTGACGGAATGCAAGCGAACCACGTATCCACATTGGAACGCCTTGCCGAGTCAAGCTATGCAAGAAGAATTGAGACGTATTGATGCTGCGTATCAGCGTTTTTTCAAGAAACTTGGCGGTAGACCACACATCAAGCCGAGACATAAATTCAAGTCCTTCACGCTCAAACAATCGGGTTGGAAAATCAGAGAGAATCGACTCACGATAACCTTGCGGCATTGGGACGCTGGCAAGTGGAAACGCGATCCTGTGCCCTATACCTTTTTCAAACATCGTGAGTTTCATGGGAATATCCGTCATATCACAATCAAGCGCGATGCGTGCCATGACTATTGGCTGTGTATCACAACCGACTTTCAAGCAACCGAACCTTTGCCAACAACCGGTGAAAACGTTGGGGCAGACTTTGGTATGAAAGACGCATATTTGACACTTTCGACGGGTGAGAAGATCCAACACCCACAACCGTTGAAACAGTCTTTGAACAAACTGCGGTCTCTCAACAAAAGCCTTTCGCGTAAAGTCAAAGGGTCTAACGGTTGGTGGCGTGCCGTCCGGGACCTCGCACGCCTCTATCGCAAAGTTGCTAATCAACGCCTTGATTTTCAGTCGAAACTGGCGGCCGACTTGTGCGAGCGATTTGATACGATCGTGCTTGAAACGCTGAACCTTGACGGCATGAAACGCTTGTGGGGACGTAAGGTCTCTGACCTCGCTTTTTACCAGTTTGTTGAGATATTGAAGTTCAAGTGTTTCAAACATAAGCGTGAGTTCCGTCAAGTCGGACAGTGGACTGCCACAACAAAACCGTGTTCGGATTGTGGGCATCCCAACGAAAATCTTTCTCTCTCTGATAGACAGTGGACGTGTCCTGAATGTGGTTCACACCACGATAGAGACGTAAACGCTGCGATAAACATTTTGCAGGCAGGGATAGCTGCCTGA
- a CDS encoding von Willebrand factor type A domain-containing protein, with the protein MKTEFKTVYTLSVVFMMYGLMLFIYTGCGGGDAEDSMEAESAGVYSSYGGLTPPNDVAYNDVFFKDYGTNQFINTRDDHLSTFGMDVDTASYSITRRYLQDGYLPPSEAVRVEEFVNAFDYNYPSPWDETFAVHIEGVPSRFGGGEQLRVPPDRKRLRVPRDGEQFQLLRIGIQGRKVSEENRKDALLTFVIDVSGSVAIENRLELVKGALTLLVEQLRPRDKVAIVAYSTRARIVLPHTGIEGREGILAAIHSLVPEDSTNVDEGLRLGYSLALRDAKIGSINRVILCSDGVANVDATDADAILRKVRGHVAEGITLTTIGVGMGNFNDVLLEQLADNGNGSYAYVDTLNEAKRVFVENLTGTLQLIAKDAKVQVEFNRRVVNRFRLIGYENRRLDHEDFRDDRADGGEIGAGHSVTALYEIELSEGARGHLATVSIRYKDPDTHRPSEINKEISTTQSNRTFEAASAEFQLAATVAEFAEILRESPWARDGSLAAVSQSLRGITRRIHNEQVDELMHLVSRATRFKASDRE; encoded by the coding sequence ATGAAAACTGAATTTAAAACAGTATACACATTAAGTGTTGTCTTCATGATGTACGGATTGATGCTCTTTATCTACACGGGCTGCGGGGGTGGTGATGCTGAAGATAGTATGGAGGCAGAGTCAGCAGGGGTATATTCCTCTTACGGCGGATTGACACCACCAAACGATGTCGCCTATAATGATGTTTTCTTTAAGGATTACGGCACGAATCAATTTATTAATACAAGGGATGACCACCTTTCGACGTTCGGTATGGATGTTGATACCGCCTCCTATTCCATCACACGACGCTATCTCCAAGATGGATACCTTCCGCCATCGGAAGCCGTTCGGGTAGAGGAATTTGTTAACGCTTTTGATTACAACTATCCATCACCGTGGGATGAAACATTCGCCGTTCACATTGAGGGCGTGCCCTCCCGATTTGGTGGAGGCGAACAACTCCGAGTGCCGCCAGATCGCAAACGTCTCCGAGTGCCGCGAGATGGTGAGCAATTCCAATTGCTGCGCATCGGTATCCAAGGTCGCAAGGTTTCCGAAGAAAACCGCAAGGACGCTCTGTTGACTTTCGTGATTGATGTCTCCGGTTCAGTGGCTATCGAAAATCGGTTAGAATTGGTGAAAGGTGCCCTAACGCTTTTGGTTGAACAGCTCCGTCCGAGGGATAAGGTGGCTATTGTTGCTTACAGTACCCGAGCGCGAATTGTCCTCCCACATACTGGTATCGAGGGACGCGAGGGAATTCTGGCAGCAATCCATTCTCTCGTACCAGAGGATTCGACCAATGTTGATGAAGGACTTCGTCTTGGGTATAGTCTCGCCTTGCGCGATGCAAAGATTGGCAGTATCAACCGCGTGATTCTCTGCTCCGACGGCGTTGCCAACGTTGACGCAACGGACGCTGATGCTATACTCAGAAAAGTTCGCGGGCATGTTGCAGAAGGGATTACGCTCACAACAATCGGGGTCGGCATGGGGAATTTCAACGATGTCCTCTTGGAGCAACTCGCCGATAACGGCAACGGTAGTTACGCTTATGTGGATACCCTCAACGAAGCGAAACGCGTCTTTGTTGAGAACCTGACGGGAACGTTACAACTCATTGCCAAAGATGCAAAGGTCCAAGTCGAATTCAATCGACGAGTCGTCAACCGTTTCCGTCTGATCGGCTATGAAAACCGTCGCCTCGACCATGAAGACTTCCGAGATGACAGGGCAGATGGTGGAGAAATCGGCGCAGGTCATAGCGTCACGGCACTCTATGAAATTGAACTCTCTGAAGGTGCCAGAGGACATTTGGCGACTGTCTCTATACGCTACAAGGATCCAGATACCCATCGTCCCTCGGAAATTAACAAGGAAATTTCCACAACACAGTCGAACCGTACCTTTGAAGCGGCATCCGCTGAATTTCAACTCGCAGCGACTGTAGCAGAATTCGCAGAAATTCTGCGTGAGAGTCCTTGGGCACGGGATGGAAGTTTGGCAGCGGTATCGCAAAGTCTTAGAGGTATCACACGCCGAATCCACAACGAGCAGGTGGACGAACTCATGCATCTCGTGAGTCGAGCCACTCGCTTTAAAGCCTCAGATAGGGAGTGA
- a CDS encoding aminotransferase class I/II-fold pyridoxal phosphate-dependent enzyme has protein sequence MPDLNPIAIELNEQIQTTTPVVFELLSELGRRIYLPKGILSQTAEANTKADRFNATRAIALEDGDLMHLAVSRRLVPELSLEGVYGYAPVLGQPELREAWKTHLLKENPSLAEATLSLPIVTSGMTHGFSLIAELFVDTGDVLILSDKIWGNYRLIFETKAGAAVQTYPFLNAANGFNTHGFRDTLTNTTGEKLLVLLNFPHNPTGYAVTQTEAAQIVDPIVARADRGCRILVMIDDAYAGLWYDASVMHESLFGVLVGCHPNVVPIKIDGATKEEYAWGLRVAFLTFGLGMAAMQPLEQKLSGLIRSNTSGASQVSQTLVLEAMQTPGYAEQKQQNYETLKRRALKVKEVASASRYAKLWEVYPSHAGYFTCLNLKSGNAEVVRQRLLDDHGIGTIALGETGLRIAYSCLEVSDIEAVFEVIARVIEESGG, from the coding sequence ATGCCAGACTTAAATCCGATAGCAATCGAATTAAACGAACAGATTCAGACGACTACTCCTGTGGTTTTTGAACTACTCTCGGAGTTAGGGAGACGTATCTATCTACCGAAGGGCATCTTGAGTCAGACGGCAGAGGCGAATACAAAGGCAGACCGTTTCAACGCCACGCGTGCGATTGCCTTAGAAGATGGCGACCTGATGCACCTTGCTGTTTCGCGCCGACTTGTGCCAGAATTATCGTTAGAAGGGGTCTATGGATACGCACCTGTCCTCGGTCAGCCTGAATTACGAGAGGCGTGGAAAACACATCTTTTGAAAGAGAATCCATCCCTCGCGGAGGCAACATTGAGTCTGCCAATTGTGACCAGTGGCATGACGCACGGGTTTAGTCTAATCGCTGAACTCTTCGTGGATACTGGGGACGTGCTTATCCTTTCAGATAAGATTTGGGGAAATTATCGTCTCATCTTTGAGACAAAGGCGGGAGCAGCGGTTCAAACCTATCCGTTTCTCAACGCAGCAAACGGTTTCAATACACACGGCTTTCGCGACACCCTCACCAATACCACGGGTGAAAAGTTACTGGTTCTTCTGAATTTTCCGCACAATCCGACCGGCTACGCCGTTACTCAGACAGAAGCAGCACAGATTGTAGATCCTATTGTGGCGCGTGCCGATAGGGGTTGCCGTATCCTTGTTATGATTGACGATGCCTATGCGGGTTTGTGGTATGATGCGTCTGTAATGCACGAATCGCTTTTTGGAGTGTTGGTCGGATGTCATCCGAATGTCGTTCCTATAAAAATAGACGGTGCGACGAAAGAGGAGTATGCCTGGGGGTTGCGCGTGGCGTTTCTTACCTTTGGGCTTGGAATGGCAGCGATGCAACCCCTCGAACAAAAGTTAAGTGGACTCATCCGATCAAATACCTCTGGCGCATCACAAGTCTCTCAAACGCTCGTCTTGGAAGCGATGCAAACGCCCGGCTACGCTGAGCAGAAACAGCAGAACTACGAAACTCTCAAGAGACGTGCGTTGAAGGTGAAAGAAGTAGCGTCTGCTTCGCGGTATGCGAAACTTTGGGAGGTATATCCGAGTCACGCCGGTTATTTTACGTGTCTGAACCTTAAATCTGGGAACGCCGAAGTGGTTCGGCAGCGGCTGCTTGACGATCACGGCATCGGCACGATTGCGCTGGGTGAGACGGGATTACGGATTGCGTATTCGTGTCTTGAGGTGTCGGATATTGAGGCGGTTTTTGAAGTGATTGCGCGAGTGATTGAAGAGAGTGGAGGATAG
- a CDS encoding ATP-binding protein: MSKRNQEMADILPFFMQLLEKADGLLTRLEAHTAYASSECFDNYIAFRWRAQNGSGHLIPVKHPNIVRLSDLIGIERQSSELDRNTRQFLQDVPANHVLLWGDRGTGKSSLVKGMLARYANDGLRLIGVSKEGLVHLQEIAEMVWERPERYILFCDDLAFSEDEPEYRELKAMLEGGISACPDNVLIYATSNRRHLMPRQVRDNRYPQNDEDELYPREATEEKVSLSDRFGLRLAFQRISQDTYLQIVSHYAQQHKLSIPTDALHRAALEWEASSSGRSGRVAYQFIADLAGRLALESDTTK; this comes from the coding sequence ATGTCAAAAAGAAATCAGGAGATGGCAGACATTCTCCCATTTTTCATGCAACTGCTTGAAAAAGCCGATGGTTTGCTAACCCGTTTGGAAGCACATACGGCATACGCATCAAGTGAATGCTTTGATAATTATATCGCTTTCCGATGGCGAGCGCAAAACGGATCAGGGCACCTTATTCCTGTCAAACATCCGAACATCGTCCGCTTATCTGACTTGATTGGAATAGAGCGACAGTCTTCGGAACTCGATAGGAACACCCGTCAGTTTCTCCAAGACGTACCTGCCAACCATGTGCTGTTATGGGGCGATCGCGGCACGGGTAAATCTTCACTCGTAAAGGGGATGCTGGCGCGTTATGCCAACGATGGACTTCGATTAATTGGTGTGAGTAAAGAGGGGCTTGTCCATTTACAAGAGATTGCCGAGATGGTGTGGGAACGTCCCGAACGCTATATCCTCTTCTGCGACGACCTCGCCTTCAGCGAAGACGAACCGGAGTATCGGGAGTTGAAAGCGATGTTGGAAGGCGGGATCTCCGCCTGTCCAGACAACGTTCTCATTTATGCAACCTCAAACCGTCGGCACCTGATGCCTCGACAGGTCCGCGACAATCGCTACCCACAGAACGACGAAGACGAACTATATCCGCGTGAAGCGACAGAGGAAAAGGTCTCATTGAGCGATCGCTTTGGGTTGCGTCTCGCTTTTCAACGGATTTCACAGGACACCTATTTGCAGATTGTCTCTCATTACGCACAACAACACAAACTATCCATTCCAACGGACGCGTTGCACCGCGCTGCACTGGAGTGGGAAGCCTCTTCAAGTGGCCGTTCCGGACGCGTCGCCTATCAGTTCATCGCGGACCTCGCTGGACGGTTAGCACTTGAATCAGATACAACAAAGTAA
- a CDS encoding thiamine pyrophosphate-binding protein gives MENKQPTIGEYLLKKLQSYGVDHIFGIPGDYVVLLFDLIEKSPIQHIGTTREETAGYAADAYARIKGMGAACVTYGVGGLSMINAVTAAYAEKSPLVIISGSPAIKERGEDALLHHKGRDFHTQQRIYDEITVASALLDDAFTAFNEIDRVIDAVYRHKRPGYIELPRDMVDVEATGYQRPSTMGHDSDPETLNAALTDAIDFINQSHNPIILAGAELHRFGCQSKLFSLAEAKQIPVVTTLLGKSVMPEAHPLYLGIYGGAMSRDEVTMFVETSDCVIILGAFMTDVNLGIYTAKLERSRCIYATSDRIAVRYSTYENVTFEDFINNLCSPQLRERGDIDLEWVMEVPEPFKMVPDQPLTMQRLFQHLNLLICEDMTIIPDVGDSLWGAADLRLPARTDFIALAYYTSMGFAVPAAIGAQLGNPTARPLVIVGDGAFQMTGTELSTTIRYRLNPIVLILNNRGYGTVRPFIDGSFNDIENWNYTRVPELFGSGIAFVTRTEGEFETAMKAAFAETQHFALIEARIDKLDMSPALTQLAERVAEKI, from the coding sequence ATGGAAAATAAACAGCCTACTATAGGTGAGTACCTTTTGAAAAAACTGCAAAGTTACGGAGTTGACCACATTTTCGGCATCCCTGGTGATTATGTTGTGCTGCTTTTCGATCTGATAGAGAAAAGTCCGATTCAACACATCGGTACGACACGAGAAGAAACGGCAGGATATGCGGCAGATGCTTATGCCCGCATAAAGGGTATGGGGGCTGCCTGTGTAACGTACGGTGTTGGTGGATTATCTATGATCAACGCTGTCACAGCTGCCTATGCTGAAAAGTCGCCGCTGGTTATCATCAGCGGCAGCCCAGCGATAAAAGAGCGCGGTGAGGACGCGCTTTTGCACCATAAAGGCAGAGATTTTCATACACAACAACGTATCTATGACGAGATCACCGTTGCATCAGCACTCCTCGACGACGCCTTTACCGCCTTTAATGAGATAGACAGAGTGATAGATGCTGTCTATCGGCATAAGCGTCCGGGCTACATTGAGTTGCCAAGAGATATGGTGGATGTGGAAGCGACAGGCTACCAACGTCCCTCAACGATGGGACATGACAGTGATCCAGAAACGTTGAACGCTGCCTTAACCGATGCCATTGATTTTATAAACCAGAGCCACAATCCGATTATTTTAGCGGGTGCCGAGCTCCACAGATTCGGTTGCCAAAGCAAACTATTCAGCCTTGCAGAAGCGAAACAGATACCTGTGGTGACGACATTACTGGGCAAGTCAGTGATGCCGGAGGCACATCCGCTCTACTTAGGTATTTATGGTGGCGCGATGAGCAGAGATGAAGTTACGATGTTTGTTGAGACTTCCGATTGCGTTATTATTCTTGGTGCCTTCATGACCGATGTTAACCTTGGGATTTACACGGCAAAACTTGAACGAAGTCGCTGTATTTATGCGACCTCGGATAGGATCGCTGTCCGTTACTCCACGTATGAAAATGTCACGTTTGAGGACTTTATCAATAACTTGTGTTCTCCGCAACTCCGAGAACGCGGAGATATAGATTTAGAATGGGTCATGGAAGTGCCAGAACCCTTTAAGATGGTCCCCGACCAACCGCTTACGATGCAACGCCTATTTCAACACCTGAATCTGCTTATATGTGAAGACATGACGATTATTCCTGATGTTGGTGACAGCCTCTGGGGGGCTGCGGACTTACGACTTCCGGCGCGTACCGATTTTATCGCACTTGCCTACTATACCTCAATGGGGTTTGCAGTTCCCGCTGCAATCGGTGCACAGCTTGGCAACCCTACAGCCCGACCGCTTGTCATCGTAGGTGATGGCGCATTCCAAATGACTGGCACTGAACTGTCAACGACTATACGCTACAGGCTCAATCCGATTGTGTTGATTTTAAACAACCGGGGGTATGGCACTGTTCGACCCTTCATTGATGGATCCTTTAATGATATAGAGAATTGGAACTATACCCGTGTGCCGGAACTCTTCGGCAGCGGGATCGCGTTTGTTACCCGGACCGAAGGTGAATTTGAAACTGCCATGAAGGCAGCATTTGCTGAGACACAACACTTTGCCCTAATTGAGGCGAGAATTGATAAATTGGACATGTCACCTGCACTGACTCAGTTGGCAGAGCGGGTAGCGGAAAAAATTTGA
- a CDS encoding HAD-IA family hydrolase produces the protein MSQLKLPVQTIIFDFDYTLVDSARGTIDGVNFAFSQMGLPLASDDTIRRAIGLSLPDILISLAGETDPKRIDEFTQFFLQRADETMVALAEFYEGVPETVQVLLNLNIQLAIVSQKNRPYIQGILAKENLVDAFPVIVGGGDAAYKPNPEGLLLAVAQTSGTPEQCVYVGDSVTDAETARRADITFIAVLSGVTPREAFEDYDVYAVLDGASDLLDLELLKGLQNSCTLLFDKVL, from the coding sequence TTGAGCCAATTGAAGCTGCCTGTTCAAACCATTATATTCGATTTTGACTATACGTTGGTAGACTCTGCGCGAGGCACGATTGACGGCGTTAACTTCGCATTCAGCCAAATGGGGCTACCCCTCGCTTCTGACGATACAATTCGGCGGGCAATCGGTTTATCGCTACCCGATATACTCATATCACTTGCTGGAGAAACCGACCCTAAACGTATTGATGAATTTACGCAATTCTTCCTTCAACGCGCTGATGAGACAATGGTTGCGTTAGCGGAATTCTACGAAGGTGTGCCAGAAACGGTACAGGTATTGTTGAACCTAAATATCCAACTCGCTATTGTTTCTCAGAAGAATCGACCTTACATTCAAGGGATTCTCGCCAAAGAGAATCTTGTAGATGCCTTCCCCGTTATTGTTGGCGGTGGCGACGCAGCGTATAAACCGAATCCAGAAGGGTTACTGCTGGCAGTTGCCCAAACGAGTGGCACTCCCGAACAGTGCGTCTATGTAGGAGACAGCGTGACTGATGCTGAAACCGCGCGCCGTGCTGATATTACGTTTATTGCTGTGTTGTCAGGTGTCACGCCGCGAGAAGCGTTCGAGGATTATGATGTTTACGCTGTCCTTGACGGTGCGTCTGACTTATTGGATTTAGAACTGTTGAAAGGATTGCAAAATTCCTGTACACTGCTTTTTGATAAGGTATTATGA
- a CDS encoding Ldh family oxidoreductase translates to MPNFTQHQLQKITADIFEARGVPSHEASIVAELLVASNLAGHDSHGVIRIPQYIGLIESGLIQPGAPMEIERESASHALINGNWGFGHVIAQKAMSLAIEKAKSSTISAISVYNCNHIGRIGSYPLMAAEAGMVGITMVNAGGTALYVAPFGGRDGRLATNPIAIATPTRNGHPILLDITSSVVAQGKIRVAVNRGDSVPLGWLINNEGEPTQNPRDLMETPPGALLPLGGIAGHKGYALGLMIDILGGALSGAGCSGSGNTRLQNGVLMIALDIANFTPLEDFYDHVDGLVDHVKAAPTAPGFEEILTPGEIEARQTEDRLREGIPIDDETWRQFQETAAEVGIPELEF, encoded by the coding sequence ATGCCAAATTTCACGCAGCACCAGCTACAGAAAATCACAGCCGACATCTTTGAAGCTCGGGGTGTGCCGAGTCACGAAGCATCAATTGTCGCGGAGTTGCTTGTCGCCTCAAACCTTGCAGGCCACGATTCACACGGCGTTATCCGCATCCCACAGTATATTGGACTCATCGAATCCGGGTTAATTCAACCGGGAGCACCGATGGAAATTGAACGTGAATCGGCTTCACATGCCCTTATCAACGGCAATTGGGGGTTCGGACACGTCATCGCACAGAAGGCGATGTCACTCGCAATTGAAAAGGCGAAGTCAAGCACGATTAGCGCAATCAGTGTCTACAACTGCAACCACATCGGACGGATTGGGAGTTATCCGCTGATGGCAGCCGAAGCGGGTATGGTCGGCATCACGATGGTCAACGCCGGTGGGACTGCGCTCTACGTCGCTCCGTTTGGCGGCCGAGATGGACGACTCGCAACAAATCCTATCGCAATCGCCACACCGACGCGCAATGGACACCCAATCCTGCTCGACATCACGAGCAGCGTTGTCGCACAAGGCAAAATTCGCGTTGCGGTTAACCGTGGGGATTCCGTGCCACTCGGTTGGCTCATCAACAACGAAGGCGAACCGACACAGAACCCAAGAGACCTGATGGAAACCCCACCGGGGGCATTGTTACCACTCGGCGGGATTGCTGGACACAAGGGATACGCCCTCGGTTTGATGATTGACATTTTAGGGGGTGCCTTGTCCGGGGCAGGCTGTAGCGGTTCTGGAAACACACGCCTCCAGAACGGGGTGCTGATGATAGCACTGGACATCGCTAATTTTACACCGCTTGAAGACTTCTATGACCATGTTGACGGACTCGTTGACCACGTGAAAGCCGCACCGACCGCACCCGGATTCGAGGAAATCTTGACCCCCGGTGAAATTGAGGCACGTCAAACCGAGGATCGCCTACGTGAAGGCATCCCTATTGACGACGAGACGTGGCGGCAATTTCAAGAGACAGCAGCGGAGGTCGGGATACCCGAACTTGAGTTTTGA
- a CDS encoding phytanoyl-CoA dioxygenase family protein → MSDLQLQQYLFDVQGYLVIENVLSPEEVATLNQHIDDQQLPTPGRVQRFGSAPDGPGFLQWGKAFCNLLDHPKIMPILQFRLGDCFRLDRIYGMYMREGMPRGRLHADYGATSPTARAKHGEYYSFRDNEIHNGFVVVTYNLTDAGPEHGGFCCIPGSHKSNFKLPRQIDDAPEASPCVIIPNVPAGSAILFTEALTHGTAAWNGKHERRSLLYKYCVSHIAWKSQRMAQPEDIELTERQKILFREPGDPYRHFPSLFDAA, encoded by the coding sequence ATGAGTGACTTACAGTTGCAACAGTACCTCTTTGACGTGCAAGGCTACCTCGTCATCGAAAATGTATTGAGTCCAGAAGAGGTTGCAACACTCAACCAACACATCGACGATCAACAACTCCCGACACCCGGAAGGGTCCAAAGATTCGGCAGTGCGCCGGACGGTCCCGGTTTTCTGCAGTGGGGAAAAGCGTTTTGTAATCTCCTTGACCATCCGAAAATTATGCCGATACTTCAATTCCGCTTAGGCGACTGCTTCCGCCTGGATCGGATTTACGGGATGTACATGCGGGAAGGCATGCCACGCGGACGGCTGCACGCGGATTATGGTGCGACCTCTCCAACAGCAAGAGCGAAGCACGGAGAATACTACTCCTTCCGAGATAACGAGATCCATAATGGATTTGTTGTTGTAACCTATAACCTCACCGATGCTGGACCAGAACACGGTGGATTTTGCTGTATTCCGGGGAGCCATAAGAGCAATTTCAAGCTGCCACGACAGATAGATGACGCGCCTGAAGCGTCACCTTGTGTAATCATTCCAAACGTGCCAGCAGGTTCAGCAATCCTGTTCACTGAAGCACTGACGCACGGTACAGCAGCTTGGAACGGAAAGCATGAACGTCGCTCCCTGTTGTACAAGTATTGCGTTTCACATATTGCGTGGAAATCGCAGCGCATGGCACAACCGGAAGATATAGAACTCACAGAACGCCAAAAGATTCTCTTCCGTGAACCCGGCGACCCGTACCGCCACTTCCCATCGCTGTTTGACGCAGCATAG